The Acidobacteriota bacterium genome includes a window with the following:
- a CDS encoding response regulator transcription factor, producing the protein MMILIVEDNPLMRAMLRETVSEFADTIIECADGDEAFAAYQTNLPHWVLMDIQMARVDGFTASRQIKARYPAANICIVTAYGDARTRRQAAEVGAVAFVLKENLEELKTLLGSSI; encoded by the coding sequence ATGATGATCTTGATTGTGGAAGACAATCCGTTGATGCGCGCGATGCTCCGCGAAACCGTAAGCGAATTTGCCGACACCATCATCGAATGCGCCGATGGCGACGAAGCTTTCGCCGCGTATCAAACCAATCTTCCACACTGGGTGTTAATGGATATTCAGATGGCGCGCGTAGACGGTTTTACCGCGAGCCGCCAGATCAAGGCCCGTTATCCCGCCGCCAACATTTGCATCGTGACCGCTTATGGCGATGCGCGAACACGGCGGCAAGCTGCTGAAGTTGGCGCGGTGGCGTTCGTGCTGAAAGAAAATCTGGAAGAGTTGAAAACGTTGCTTGGCTCAAGCATTTGA
- a CDS encoding VCBS repeat-containing protein — translation MSDLRKFTLLTLIVVSVAWLGQRLSSAQAQKQVPPAAPARVPAANTAAPASPAGTTVIFGNNAPITINDATTASLYPSTITVSGVSPATVTGVSVRLLGFSHTFPDDVDIILVGPQGQRAVIMSDAGGGNPGVSGLNLTFNPTSTNVLPDEGPLVTGTTRPANYDPANADFFPAPFPAPNTLTDAAADLSVFNLTNPNGDWKLYVVDDAGQDVGSISGGWLLTLTVPTVFTVNSTADPGNGVCDAAECTLREALNAALANTGNGDLVNFSALFNTPQTINLLTVLPDISESLTIQGPGANLLTVRRADTAPDFRIFNILSGIPNVSLSGLTISNGRATTGGVGSTGGGILSQSNLTLTGVHVTGNQALNNGGGGGVELNSADGVFTGCTFSNNTATFGGGIIYNGNGGGTLRLINSTVSGNIGSSNSGSGIINFSFSGNSRLEVTNSTIAGNTNGSGILTSTQNAGSTATTTLRNTIIAGNTPNNLATQMDFGGGAATFQTLGFNLSDNFNNQITPAVNDITTATPRLGPLALNGGTTPTHTLLGGSPALDVGNASGSATDQRGVARPATLADIGAVEMQSILVSNTNDSGANSLRAAINTANTNGAGLDDIIFDNNVFNTPQTITLTSGELAINSSLTINGPGANLPTISGNNASRVFNINSGFTVSLNGMTITGGNDGEGGSIRNNGTLTVTNTTIAGNTATGIGGIGGFGGGIFNGGTLTVTNSTVSGNTTNTGFGGGIFNGGTLTVTNSTVSGNTAALGGGGGISNGGGTLTVSNSTISGNTANGGGSDRGGGIENQGNLTVTNSTISGNRVPNGDNNGGGIYNNNANATITNCTITNNSVGGAFSVGGVFRQAGTVTIRNSLIAANVNNATQPDVSGAFAAASAFNLIGNVGTATGFTPANQNQTGNGTTQINPLLGPLTNNGGTTPTHALLPGSPALDKGGAGVTTDQRGLTRPVNITSIPMASGGNESDIGAFEFQGQLLTVTKTADTNDGVCDADCSLREALAAAAAGDGIAFAALFNTSQTITLGGTELAIGKNLTINGPGANLLTISGNNTSRVFNIGSGFTVRLSGMTITGGNADSGGGIRNDGTLTVTNSTISGNTANGLVGGGGGGISNDGTLTVTNSTISGNMTSDFGGGIRNNGTLTVTNSTVSGNTAELSGGGIFNSGSSTLTVTNSTISGNTANGLFGRGGGIENLGNLTVTNSTISSNRVPNGDNNGGGIRSDLGNATITNSTITNNSAAGAASASGVFRVSGAVTIRSSLIAANANNAAQPDVVANGGTGITSTGFNLIGNRGALTFSGTGDQSGTGTNPLNPRLGPLQNNGGPTLTHALLGGSLALDAGNNTGSGQITDQRGLAFNRTVDLPGTVPGSDNTDIGAFEAQTIPAAAPPLVVSIVRASSNPANAGTSAGYTVTFSANVNPAGVGASDFTLTTTGGLTGAAITGVSGSGAVYNVTVNTGTGSGTLRLDVTDDDTIVDGSGVPLGGLGAGNGNFTTGEAYTVNAPPTANANAANVTTSGAISYTFTVTYTDDLGLNVATLDSSDVRVTSPVGSFNAAAAFVSVNINTNGSPRTATYSIAPPGGSWDFADNGTYSVVMQASQVADTNGSFVAAGTLTTFTVSVCPAITVNPASLPLGIAGVPYSQIFTQSGSAGAISWSVSAGALPAGLTLNGSTGLFAGLSAVKGVFNFTIRATDINNCSGTRAYTLTFRPKAKADFDNDGKTDLSIFSPTAAPPLTNWSVINSGNGATATQQWGAGYAPYFDDIVPGDYDGDGKADHAIWRGADSIWYIRRSSDGQPFVQLWGANYAPYFDIPTPGDYDGDGKTDIGVFRRSGTWFVRRSSDGQNMIVTHGQQDDIPVPADYDGDGKTDLAVFRPGAIAPAPNWIILNSSTNTITSIQWGAGYAPYFDTPVPADYDGDGKADLAIWRGADSIWYIRPSATPGSPILQFWGANYAPYFDIPTPGDYDGDGKADIAVWRRSGTWFVKRSTDGSFLIQNQGQSGDVPVPAFGVR, via the coding sequence ATGTCAGACCTTCGCAAATTCACGCTACTCACCCTGATCGTCGTCAGCGTGGCCTGGTTGGGCCAGCGGTTGTCCAGTGCCCAAGCCCAAAAACAGGTGCCGCCCGCCGCGCCCGCGCGCGTACCAGCGGCCAACACTGCGGCACCGGCAAGCCCGGCGGGTACGACTGTGATCTTCGGCAACAACGCGCCGATCACCATCAACGACGCCACCACCGCCTCGCTCTATCCTTCGACCATTACAGTCAGCGGCGTGAGTCCGGCGACGGTCACCGGAGTCAGCGTCAGGTTGCTGGGGTTCTCGCACACCTTCCCCGACGATGTAGACATCATCCTCGTTGGCCCGCAGGGGCAGCGCGCTGTGATTATGTCGGACGCGGGCGGCGGCAATCCGGGCGTCAGCGGCCTCAATCTGACTTTTAACCCGACTTCGACGAATGTCTTGCCGGATGAAGGGCCGCTCGTAACCGGCACAACCCGCCCGGCGAATTACGACCCGGCGAATGCGGACTTTTTCCCCGCGCCATTTCCCGCGCCCAACACGCTGACCGATGCGGCGGCGGATTTGAGCGTCTTCAATCTGACCAATCCGAATGGCGATTGGAAGCTCTATGTCGTGGACGATGCGGGGCAGGATGTGGGCAGCATTTCAGGCGGCTGGCTGTTGACCCTGACCGTGCCGACGGTGTTCACGGTCAATTCCACCGCCGACCCCGGCAACGGCGTGTGCGATGCCGCCGAATGCACTTTGCGCGAGGCGCTTAACGCGGCGCTGGCGAATACGGGCAACGGCGATTTGGTAAATTTCTCAGCGCTCTTCAATACGCCGCAGACCATCAACCTCCTGACCGTCTTGCCCGACATCAGCGAGAGCCTGACCATCCAAGGCCCCGGCGCGAATCTGCTCACCGTGCGGCGGGCCGACACCGCGCCCGACTTTCGCATCTTCAACATTCTGTCCGGCATTCCCAATGTCTCCCTCAGCGGCCTGACCATCAGCAACGGACGCGCTACCACCGGAGGGGTGGGCAGCACCGGCGGCGGCATTCTCAGCCAAAGTAATCTGACGCTGACGGGTGTTCACGTCACCGGCAATCAAGCGCTTAACAACGGCGGCGGCGGCGGGGTTGAATTAAACTCCGCCGACGGAGTTTTTACCGGCTGTACTTTCAGCAACAACACGGCAACTTTTGGCGGCGGGATTATCTATAACGGTAACGGCGGAGGAACTTTGCGCCTGATTAACAGCACCGTCAGCGGTAATATTGGCTCGTCTAACAGCGGCAGCGGTATCATCAATTTCAGCTTCAGCGGCAACAGCAGATTGGAAGTGACGAACAGCACCATTGCGGGCAATACCAATGGCAGCGGCATTCTCACCTCCACACAGAACGCCGGCAGTACCGCCACGACGACGCTCCGCAACACTATCATCGCGGGCAACACGCCAAACAACCTGGCAACCCAAATGGACTTCGGCGGCGGCGCGGCGACGTTCCAGACGCTCGGCTTCAATCTGAGCGACAACTTCAACAACCAAATTACGCCCGCCGTCAACGACATCACCACCGCGACGCCGCGCCTCGGCCCGCTTGCGCTCAACGGCGGCACGACGCCGACCCACACTCTGCTCGGCGGCAGTCCCGCGCTCGATGTGGGCAACGCTTCCGGTTCGGCCACCGACCAACGCGGCGTCGCCCGCCCCGCAACCCTAGCGGACATCGGCGCGGTGGAGATGCAGTCCATCCTCGTCAGCAACACCAACGACAGCGGCGCGAACAGTCTGCGCGCAGCCATCAACACCGCCAACACCAACGGCGCGGGGCTGGACGACATCATTTTCGACAACAACGTCTTCAACACGCCGCAGACCATCACGCTCACGTCGGGTGAACTCGCCATCAACTCAAGCCTCACTATCAACGGCCCCGGCGCAAACCTGCCGACGATTTCGGGCAACAACGCCAGCCGTGTGTTTAATATCAACTCCGGCTTTACCGTGAGCCTGAACGGAATGACCATCACCGGCGGGAATGACGGCGAGGGCGGCAGCATTCGCAACAACGGCACGTTGACGGTGACCAACACGACCATCGCCGGCAATACGGCAACCGGCATCGGCGGCATCGGCGGCTTCGGCGGCGGCATTTTCAACGGCGGCACGTTGACGGTGACCAACTCGACCGTCTCCGGCAATACGACAAACACCGGCTTCGGCGGCGGCATTTTCAACGGCGGCACGTTGACGGTGACCAACTCGACCGTCTCCGGCAATACGGCAGCATTAGGCGGCGGCGGCGGCATTAGCAATGGCGGCGGCACGTTGACGGTGAGCAACTCGACCATCTCCGGCAATACGGCAAACGGCGGCGGCAGCGACCGCGGCGGCGGCATTGAGAACCAGGGCAACCTGACCGTCACCAATTCGACCATCAGCGGCAATCGCGTGCCCAACGGGGACAACAACGGCGGCGGCATCTATAACAATAACGCCAACGCAACCATCACCAACTGCACCATCACCAACAACTCGGTGGGGGGCGCATTCAGCGTGGGCGGTGTTTTCAGGCAAGCAGGAACTGTCACCATCCGCAACAGCCTCATCGCGGCGAATGTCAACAACGCGACTCAGCCGGATGTGAGCGGCGCATTTGCTGCGGCTTCCGCCTTTAATCTGATTGGCAACGTCGGCACGGCGACAGGCTTTACGCCCGCCAACCAAAACCAAACCGGCAATGGCACAACGCAAATCAATCCGTTGCTCGGCCCGCTCACCAACAATGGCGGCACAACGCCGACGCACGCCTTGCTGCCGGGCAGTCCCGCGCTGGATAAAGGCGGTGCGGGCGTCACGACCGACCAACGCGGGCTGACGCGCCCGGTCAACATCACCAGCATCCCGATGGCCAGCGGCGGCAACGAGTCCGACATCGGCGCGTTCGAGTTTCAAGGCCAGCTTTTGACCGTCACCAAAACCGCCGACACCAACGACGGCGTGTGCGACGCCGATTGCTCATTGCGCGAAGCGCTGGCGGCGGCGGCGGCGGGCGATGGCATCGCCTTCGCGGCGCTCTTCAACACATCGCAGACCATCACACTCGGCGGGACGGAACTTGCCATCGGCAAAAACTTAACCATCAACGGCCCCGGTGCGAACCTGTTGACCATTTCGGGCAACAACACCAGCCGTGTGTTCAATATAGGCTCCGGCTTTACCGTCAGGCTGAGCGGGATGACCATCACCGGCGGGAATGCCGACTCCGGCGGCGGCATTCGCAACGACGGCACGTTGACGGTGACCAACTCGACCATCTCCGGCAATACGGCAAACGGCCTCGTCGGCGGCGGCGGCGGCGGCATTTCCAACGACGGCACGTTGACGGTGACCAATTCGACCATCTCCGGCAATATGACAAGTGACTTCGGCGGCGGCATTCGCAACAACGGCACGTTGACAGTGACCAACTCGACCGTCTCCGGCAATACGGCAGAATTAAGCGGCGGCGGCATTTTCAACAGCGGCAGCAGTACGTTGACGGTGACCAATTCGACCATCTCCGGCAATACGGCAAACGGCCTCTTCGGGAGGGGCGGCGGCATTGAGAACTTGGGCAACCTGACCGTCACCAATTCGACCATCAGCAGCAATCGCGTGCCGAACGGGGACAACAACGGCGGCGGCATCCGAAGCGATCTCGGCAACGCAACCATCACCAACAGCACCATCACCAACAACTCGGCGGCGGGCGCAGCCAGTGCCAGCGGTGTTTTCAGAGTCAGCGGCGCTGTCACCATCCGCAGCAGCCTCATCGCGGCGAATGCCAACAACGCTGCGCAGCCCGATGTGGTCGCCAACGGCGGCACGGGCATTACCTCCACCGGCTTCAACCTCATCGGCAATCGCGGCGCGCTTACGTTCAGCGGCACGGGCGACCAGAGCGGCACGGGCACGAATCCGCTCAACCCGCGCCTCGGCCCGCTGCAAAACAACGGCGGCCCGACGCTCACGCACGCCTTGCTCGGCGGCAGTCTCGCGCTCGATGCGGGTAATAACACAGGCTCAGGCCAAATCACCGACCAACGCGGCTTGGCCTTTAATCGCACCGTTGATTTGCCCGGCACCGTGCCGGGCAGCGACAACACCGACATCGGCGCGTTTGAGGCACAGACCATTCCCGCCGCCGCGCCGCCGCTGGTGGTGTCTATCGTGCGGGCGAGTTCCAATCCGGCCAATGCGGGCACGAGCGCCGGTTACACCGTGACGTTTAGCGCCAATGTTAATCCTGCCGGTGTCGGCGCCAGCGATTTCACGCTCACCACGACGGGCGGGCTGACCGGAGCGGCGATTACCGGTGTTTCAGGCAGCGGGGCGGTCTATAACGTGACCGTCAACACCGGCACGGGCAGCGGCACCCTGCGGCTCGATGTCACGGACGACGACACGATTGTGGATGGTTCAGGCGTGCCCCTTGGCGGCTTGGGCGCGGGCAACGGCAACTTTACGACGGGCGAAGCATATACCGTCAACGCGCCGCCGACGGCCAACGCCAACGCCGCCAATGTCACGACAAGCGGCGCGATCAGCTACACGTTCACCGTTACTTACACTGACGATCTGGGCCTCAACGTCGCCACGCTCGACAGCAGCGACGTGCGCGTCACCAGTCCGGTCGGCAGCTTCAACGCGGCAGCGGCGTTTGTCAGCGTGAACATCAACACCAACGGCTCACCGCGCACAGCCACCTATTCCATCGCGCCACCGGGCGGCAGTTGGGATTTCGCCGACAACGGCACCTACAGCGTCGTGATGCAGGCCAGTCAGGTTGCCGACACCAACGGCAGTTTCGTCGCGGCGGGCACGCTCACCACTTTCACCGTGAGTGTCTGCCCGGCCATCACAGTCAATCCGGCGAGCTTGCCGCTGGGCATCGCGGGCGTGCCGTACAGCCAAATCTTCACGCAAAGCGGCAGCGCGGGCGCAATCAGTTGGAGCGTCAGCGCGGGCGCCTTGCCAGCGGGCTTGACGCTGAATGGCTCAACCGGCCTTTTCGCGGGTCTCTCAGCGGTCAAGGGCGTCTTCAACTTCACCATCCGGGCCACCGATATAAACAATTGCAGCGGCACGCGCGCCTACACGCTGACCTTCAGACCCAAGGCCAAAGCCGATTTCGACAACGACGGCAAGACCGACCTGAGTATTTTCAGTCCCACCGCTGCGCCGCCGTTGACGAATTGGAGCGTCATCAACAGCGGCAATGGCGCGACCGCGACGCAGCAATGGGGCGCTGGTTATGCGCCGTATTTCGATGACATTGTGCCGGGCGATTATGACGGCGATGGCAAGGCCGATCACGCCATCTGGCGCGGGGCCGATTCGATCTGGTACATCCGCAGGAGCAGCGATGGGCAACCTTTCGTGCAACTCTGGGGCGCGAACTATGCGCCGTATTTCGACATTCCGACGCCGGGCGATTACGACGGCGATGGCAAGACCGACATCGGCGTCTTTCGCCGCAGCGGCACCTGGTTCGTGCGGCGCAGCAGCGACGGGCAAAACATGATCGTCACGCACGGGCAGCAGGACGACATCCCCGTGCCAGCCGATTACGACGGTGATGGCAAGACCGACCTGGCTGTTTTTCGACCTGGCGCCATTGCGCCCGCGCCGAACTGGATCATCCTGAATAGCTCAACGAACACCATCACCAGCATTCAATGGGGCGCAGGCTATGCGCCGTATTTCGACACGCCGGTGCCAGCGGACTATGACGGCGACGGCAAAGCGGACTTGGCGATTTGGCGCGGGGCGGATTCGATCTGGTACATCCGCCCCAGCGCGACACCGGGCAGCCCGATCCTGCAATTCTGGGGCGCGAACTATGCGCCGTATTTTGATATTCCGACGCCGGGCGATTACGACGGCGATGGCAAGGCGGATATTGCGGTGTGGCGGCGCTCGGGCACGTGGTTCGTCAAGCGCAGCACAGACGGTTCCTTCCTGATCCAAAACCAGGGGCAAAGCGGCGACGTGCCGGTGCCGGCGTTTGGCGTGCGGTAA
- a CDS encoding sigma-70 family RNA polymerase sigma factor, producing MASSTTDDITRWLHDWQNGDQTALAQLMPAVYQELRKIAHGHFRGERAAHTLQTTALIHEAYLRLAGHEFPAWENRAHFYGIAAQLMRQILVEYARSQKAAKRGGGAAKLPLDEALTVVPTEMSNLVALDDALRALEAFDARKCRVIELRHFGGLSNEEIATVLSISLATVGREIRLAQAWLQRELTKK from the coding sequence ATGGCTTCAAGCACGACAGATGACATCACACGTTGGCTGCACGATTGGCAGAACGGCGATCAGACGGCCCTGGCGCAATTGATGCCAGCGGTCTATCAGGAATTGCGCAAGATCGCGCACGGCCATTTTCGCGGCGAACGCGCTGCGCATACCTTGCAAACTACCGCGCTGATTCACGAAGCCTATCTGCGGCTGGCGGGCCATGAGTTTCCGGCCTGGGAGAATCGCGCGCATTTTTATGGCATCGCCGCGCAGTTGATGCGGCAAATCCTGGTCGAATACGCGCGCAGCCAGAAGGCCGCCAAACGTGGTGGCGGCGCGGCCAAGCTCCCGCTTGACGAAGCGCTCACCGTCGTACCCACCGAAATGTCCAATCTAGTGGCGCTGGATGACGCGCTGCGGGCGCTCGAAGCCTTCGATGCGCGCAAATGTCGTGTGATTGAATTGCGCCACTTCGGCGGGTTGAGCAACGAAGAAATCGCCACCGTCTTATCCATCTCGCTCGCCACGGTCGGGCGCGAAATACGCCTGGCCCAGGCGTGGTTGCAACGGGAACTGACGAAGAAGTAG